AGTACAAGGAATGTCTTGCGGTCATTGCGTCAATGCTGTAGAAACAAGCGTGGGAGAACTTCAAGGCGTCTCCAATGTGAAAGTGGACCTCGATAAAGGGGAAGTTGCAGTTGCTTACGACAACAGCACCACGTCACTTGCGGAAATTAAAGAAACAATCGAAGATCAGGGATACGACGTCGTCTGATCGGGCATAGATCATTGAGAGAGATCGTACCAGGGGGTATGGTCTTTCTTTGAATTGAAAATATACCCCTGTTATGTATGGATAGGAGGGACGGACATGGCAACTCAGGAAAAAACATTCCAAATCAGCGGCATGACATGCGCAGCCTGCGCCAATCGAATTGAAAAAGGCTTATCGAGAATGGAAGGCGTTGAAAAGGCGAACGTCAATTTGGCATTGGAGCGATCAACGATTGTATATGATCCTGAAAAACGAAATGTGCAGGATTTTAAGGAAAAAGTGGAGAAGCTCGGATACGGCGTAGTGGAAGAAAAAGCGGAATTCGATGTAACGGGTATGACATGTGCAGCCTGCGCCGCCAGAATTGAGAAGCGGCTTAATAAGATGGAAGGCGTCTCACATGCCAATGTCAATCTGGCGCTTGAGACAGCCGTCGTGGAGTATGATGCAGCTCAAGTAAAAGCGGCTGACATGATGGAAGTCGTCAAAAAACTGGGGTATGGACTCGTCGCCAAACAGGACAACCAGGAGAAACTGGATTATAAAGAGCAGGAGATCCGAAAGCAGACAAGACGCTTTGTGCTGTCACTTATCCTGACGCTGCCGCTGATCTGGACGATGGTTGCACATTTCGAGTTCCTGTCATTCCTGTACGTGCCGATGTTCCTCTTGAATCCATGGGTACAGTTTGCTTTTGCGGCACCGGTGCAGTTCATCGTTGGGGCCCGTTTTTATGAAGGCGCTTATAAAGCGCTTCGCAGCGGAAGTGCCAATATGGACGTGCTCGTCGCATTGGGGACAAGTGCCGCCTTCTTCTATAGCTTCTATTTGACGATTGAATGGACGCTGGCTGGAAGCGTCGGCATGGCGGAACTTTATTATGAAGCTTCGGCTGTGATCATTACACTTATTGTGCTCGGCAAACTCTTTGAAGCGCGGGCAAAGGGCAAAACAAGCCAGGCCATTCAGAAACTGCTTGGTCTGCAGGCGAAGACTGCCCGTGTGATTCGCGATGGAGAACAAGTGGAAGTGCCGGTTGAGCAAGTGGCGGCTGGAGATATTCTCCTTGTTAAACCGGGCGAAAAAATCCCGGTTGATGCTGAAGTGCTTGAAGGACGATCGGCTGTGGATGAATCGATGCTGACAGGCGAAAGTGTGCCGGTCGATAAAGCGGCAGGGGATGCCGTCATTGGTGCCACCATCAATAAAAACGGTTCGCTGACGTTAAAAGCGGTAAAAGTCGGCAAAGATACAGCACTTGCACAGATTGTGAAAGTAGTGGAAGATGCACAGGGCTCAAAGGCGGATATCCAGCGGCTTGCCGACCGGATATCCGGCGTGTTTGTTCCTGTAGTGGTCGGGTTTGCAGCAGTTACGTTCCTGGTCTGGTTCTTTATTGTAGCGCCAGGAAATTTCAGTGCAGCATTGATTCCGACCATTTCCATTCTCGTTATTGCCTGTCCATGTGCACTCGGTCTTGCAACACCGACGTCCATCATGGCCGGCTCCGGCAGGGCTGCAGAGATGGGTCTGCTGTTTAAAGGCGGCGAGTATTTGGAAAATACCCAGTCAATCGATACGATTGTTTTAGACAAAACCGGTACGGTGACCAAAGGCGAACCGGCGTTGACTGATGTTTCCGTCACAGCCGATTTTACGGAAGAAGAAGTGCTGCGGCTGATCGGTTCCGCCGAAAACGCTTCTGAGCATCCGCTTGCTCAGGCAATTGTGAACGGTGTAAAGGATCGGGGAATCACACTTGCACAGCCGACAGACTTTGAAGCATTGCCAGGCTATGGAATCCGGGCAGTCGTGGAAGGCAAAGAATTATTTGCCGGCACAAGAAAGTTGCTGACAGAGCAGGCGATCGAAATTGCGGAAGCCGAAAATCTCATGGAAGAATTGGAACGTGAAGGGAAAACGGCGATGCTGCTTGCCGTTGATGGAAAAGTGGCAGGTGTCATTGCCGTGGCTGATACGATCAAAGAAACTTCGAAAGAAGCGATCAGCCGGCTTCAAAAACTGGGACTGCAAGTCATCATGCTGACGGGTGACAATAGCCGGACTGCTCAAGCGATTGCGAAGCAAGTCGGCATTACAGAAGTGATTGCGGAAGTGCTGCCGGAACAGAAAAGCGAACAGATTAAGAAACTCCAGGCCACTGGTAAGAAAGTTGCGATGGTTGGGGACGGTATTAACGATGCACCGGCTCTTGCCACAGCGGATATCGGCATGGCTGTTGGCACCGGTACGGACATCGCGATTGAAGCGGCGGACGTGACATTGATGCGCGGAGATCTGAACAGCGCAGCAGATGCAGTCATCATGAGCCGGAAGACGATGCGCAATATCAAGCAAAACCTGTTCTTTGCGTTCATCTATAACACAATCGGGATTCCGATTGCAGCAATCGGCCTGCTTGCTCCATGGGTGGCCGGCGCTGCAATGGCGTTCAGTTCTGTATCTGTTGTGCTGAATGCCTTACGTCTCCAACGAACAGATCTTGCAAGACACTGAAACCTCCTGAAAAAATCCCTGCAGGCAGAGAATCTTGCCTGCAGGGATTTTTGGTGGTTCCGTTTTGGTGGTTCCGGTAATTATGCGATTGTTCTGCAGGCTTCTGCACAGCGGCGGCAAGCTTCCGCACAG
Above is a genomic segment from Planococcus lenghuensis containing:
- the copZ gene encoding copper chaperone CopZ, encoding MNETLKVQGMSCGHCVNAVETSVGELQGVSNVKVDLDKGEVAVAYDNSTTSLAEIKETIEDQGYDVV
- a CDS encoding heavy metal translocating P-type ATPase, with protein sequence MATQEKTFQISGMTCAACANRIEKGLSRMEGVEKANVNLALERSTIVYDPEKRNVQDFKEKVEKLGYGVVEEKAEFDVTGMTCAACAARIEKRLNKMEGVSHANVNLALETAVVEYDAAQVKAADMMEVVKKLGYGLVAKQDNQEKLDYKEQEIRKQTRRFVLSLILTLPLIWTMVAHFEFLSFLYVPMFLLNPWVQFAFAAPVQFIVGARFYEGAYKALRSGSANMDVLVALGTSAAFFYSFYLTIEWTLAGSVGMAELYYEASAVIITLIVLGKLFEARAKGKTSQAIQKLLGLQAKTARVIRDGEQVEVPVEQVAAGDILLVKPGEKIPVDAEVLEGRSAVDESMLTGESVPVDKAAGDAVIGATINKNGSLTLKAVKVGKDTALAQIVKVVEDAQGSKADIQRLADRISGVFVPVVVGFAAVTFLVWFFIVAPGNFSAALIPTISILVIACPCALGLATPTSIMAGSGRAAEMGLLFKGGEYLENTQSIDTIVLDKTGTVTKGEPALTDVSVTADFTEEEVLRLIGSAENASEHPLAQAIVNGVKDRGITLAQPTDFEALPGYGIRAVVEGKELFAGTRKLLTEQAIEIAEAENLMEELEREGKTAMLLAVDGKVAGVIAVADTIKETSKEAISRLQKLGLQVIMLTGDNSRTAQAIAKQVGITEVIAEVLPEQKSEQIKKLQATGKKVAMVGDGINDAPALATADIGMAVGTGTDIAIEAADVTLMRGDLNSAADAVIMSRKTMRNIKQNLFFAFIYNTIGIPIAAIGLLAPWVAGAAMAFSSVSVVLNALRLQRTDLARH